In Leptospira kanakyensis, a genomic segment contains:
- a CDS encoding sensor histidine kinase: MLNLGGRFLEKPTLSICLLFLVFSVSISSYVYSITKPTDSSLAEYYLAENTEYFVGDIPTNDDGEIDFQKMHKVYWESISGWINDSELQRITDSEYIWLRSKALPNHKTKEELFFLIEHGGLNLEIFNEYGDSIFKYGNFSDQERLPNIFQSKFNWVKIPNDDSNYYYLRLYHKKGILFVITIVENLVGKQTALYREIALKNLTTIFFHSFFLMIGIICALVFFIEYKKQYNILLDFAAFSLCFGLLGLTSNVLIRYLFTNSETLFILTTVASNFVFIPMLSGVRRLFGSGSYKVLDILIYIDVVICSATTLLVFSLPFADVAHSLLISSRSFFLVFNLLNILGPIYITFEAWKKGNPEAFGHFIGFSVTLLLVILEIFLAIKSNDNSTNKVVLWGVLFGVISQGFALERAIFANRQKAQVYKEDLLKAEKSLKESQLKTLQTKMSPHYLFNSLNTIHALHKIKPELIGDAILSLANNYRFISDRTDRDWIPFEEEWNFLEDYLHLQKLRFYDTVQIDFKKSGDFSSVILPPLLLQPIIENSFKHGFRGSAEEQFQLFIHAKMIRDSVFSFVVYDNGIGIPEELLADKTKLLERSLGNIKERLRNLYSEFSFEVTRNFPEGARTEIEIILTSKVQQVP, translated from the coding sequence ATGTTAAACCTAGGCGGCAGATTTTTAGAAAAACCAACTCTATCCATCTGCCTCCTTTTTCTCGTATTCTCTGTTTCTATTTCCTCTTACGTTTATTCCATCACCAAACCAACAGATAGTTCATTAGCAGAATATTACCTTGCTGAAAATACTGAATATTTTGTTGGTGATATTCCGACCAATGATGATGGTGAAATCGATTTTCAAAAAATGCATAAAGTGTATTGGGAATCAATTTCAGGTTGGATCAATGACTCTGAACTCCAACGAATTACAGATTCAGAATATATTTGGTTACGTTCAAAGGCATTGCCGAATCACAAAACAAAGGAAGAACTATTTTTTTTAATAGAACATGGTGGTTTAAATTTAGAAATATTTAATGAATACGGAGATTCCATTTTTAAGTATGGAAATTTTTCAGACCAAGAAAGACTCCCTAATATATTCCAATCAAAATTCAATTGGGTTAAAATTCCCAATGATGATTCAAATTATTATTACTTAAGACTGTATCACAAAAAGGGTATCCTATTTGTGATTACAATTGTGGAGAATTTAGTTGGAAAACAAACTGCACTATATAGAGAAATTGCTTTAAAGAACCTAACAACAATTTTCTTCCATTCATTCTTTTTAATGATTGGAATCATCTGCGCTTTGGTGTTTTTTATCGAATATAAAAAACAATACAACATATTACTTGATTTTGCCGCATTTTCATTATGTTTTGGCCTTCTTGGTCTCACATCCAACGTACTCATCAGGTATCTATTTACAAACTCAGAAACTTTATTTATACTCACTACGGTTGCATCAAATTTTGTTTTTATTCCTATGTTATCAGGTGTGCGTCGCCTTTTCGGAAGTGGAAGTTACAAAGTTCTCGATATATTAATTTATATAGATGTCGTTATTTGTTCTGCGACAACTTTACTCGTTTTTTCACTTCCTTTTGCTGATGTAGCACATTCGCTTCTGATCAGCAGCAGAAGTTTTTTCCTTGTATTCAATCTTTTGAATATTCTAGGACCCATTTACATTACCTTTGAAGCATGGAAAAAAGGAAATCCTGAAGCCTTTGGTCATTTTATAGGTTTTAGCGTTACACTCCTCCTTGTAATCTTAGAAATTTTTCTAGCAATCAAATCAAACGATAACTCTACAAATAAAGTAGTTCTTTGGGGTGTTCTTTTCGGAGTGATCTCCCAAGGATTTGCATTGGAACGTGCTATATTTGCCAACAGACAAAAAGCACAAGTATACAAAGAGGATTTATTAAAAGCTGAAAAATCTCTTAAAGAAAGCCAACTCAAAACGCTCCAAACAAAAATGAGCCCTCATTATCTGTTCAATTCTTTAAACACTATTCATGCACTTCATAAAATTAAACCAGAGTTAATCGGCGATGCCATTTTAAGTCTAGCAAACAACTATCGATTTATTTCTGATAGAACCGACAGAGATTGGATTCCATTTGAAGAAGAATGGAATTTTTTAGAGGATTACCTCCATCTTCAAAAATTAAGATTTTATGACACAGTCCAAATTGACTTTAAAAAATCTGGAGATTTTTCTTCAGTAATACTACCTCCATTATTACTCCAACCCATCATAGAAAACTCTTTTAAACATGGGTTTAGAGGATCCGCCGAAGAACAGTTCCAACTTTTCATTCATGCTAAAATGATCCGAGATTCTGTTTTTAGTTTTGTGGTTTATGATAATGGGATAGGAATTCCAGAAGAACTACTCGCAGACAAAACAAAACTTTTAGAACGTTCTCTCGGAAATATCAAAGAACGATTAAGGAATCTATATTCAGAGTTTAGTTTTGAAGTGACTCGGAATTTTCCGGAAGGTGCACGAACAGAAATCGAAATTATACTAACATCTAAAGTTCAGCAAGTTCCCTAA